The Saccopteryx leptura isolate mSacLep1 chromosome 2, mSacLep1_pri_phased_curated, whole genome shotgun sequence genome has a window encoding:
- the CEL gene encoding bile salt-activated lipase isoform X4, which yields MGHLKLVVLGLACCLAAAGAAKLGAVYTEGGFVEGVNKKLGLFGDYVDIFKGIPFAAPPKALENPQRHPGWQGTLKAKDFKKRCLQATITQDNTYGTEDCLYLNIWVPQGKKQVSRNLPVMIWIYGGAFLMGSGQGANVLKNYLYDGEEIATRGNVIVVTFNYRVGPLGFLSTGDANLPGNYGLRDQHMAIAWVKRNIAAFGGDPNNITVFGESAGGASVSLQTLSPYNKGLIRRAISQSGVALTPWSIQRNPLFWAKKVAKKVGCPLDDTARMAKCLKVTDPRALTMAYKMPLAGMDYPIVHYLGFVPVVDGDFIPDDPINLFANAADIDYIAGTNDMDGHIFSTVDIPAVDKDKQIVTEENFFKLVSGLTTPKGLRGANATFDIYTGPWAQDPSQEAKKKTIVDFETDILFLVPTKIALAQHRANAKSGKTFSYLFSQPSRMPVYPKWVGADHADDLQYVFGKPFATPLGYRPQDRTVSKTMIAYWTNFARTGDPNVGPSEVPTHWDPYTLEDGNYLEINRKMDGTSMKQHLRSEYLRYWTLTYQALPTVTEDGAAPVPPTDDSEVAPVPPSGDSEEAQMPIVIGF from the exons ATGGGGCACCTGAAGCTGGTCGTCTTGGGCCTCGCCTGCTGCTTGGCGGCAGCGGGCGCCGCGAAG CTGGGCGCCGTGTACACGGAAGGGGGCTTCGTGGAAGGTGTGAACAAGAAGCTCGGACTCTTCGGCGACTATGTGGACATCTTCAAGGGCATCCCCTTCGCCGCCCCACCCAAGGCCCTGGAGAACCCCCAGCGACACCCCGGCTGGCAAG GAACCCTGAAGGCCAAGGACTTCAAGAAGCGATGCCTGCAAGCCACCATCACCCAGGACAACACCTATGGGACGGAGGACTGCCTCTACCTCAACATCTGGGTCCCCCAGGGCAAGAAGCAAG TCTCCCGGAACCTGCCTGTCATGATCTGGATCTACGGCGGTGCCTTCCTCATGGGGTCTGGCCAGGGGGCCAACGTCCTCAAAAACTACCTGTACGACGGAGAGGAGATCGCCACGCGGGGCAACGTCATCGTGGTCACCTTCAACTACCGCGTGGGGCCCCTGGGCTTCCTCAGCACCGGGGATGCCAACCTGCCAG GTAACTACGGCCTTCGGGACCAGCACATGGCCATCGCCTGGGTGAAGAGGAACATTGCAGCCTTCGGGGGGGACCCCAACAACATCACCGTCTTCGGGGAGTCGGCCGGAGGCGCCAGCGTCTCCCTGCAG ACCCTCTCTCCCTACAACAAGGGTCTCATCCGGCGAGCCATCAGCCAGAGTGGTGTGGCACTGACCCCCTGGTCCATCCAGAGGAACCCTCTCTTCTGGGCCAAAAAG GTCGCCAAGAAGGTGGGCTGCCCATTGGACGACACCGCCAGGATGGCCAAGTGCCTGAAGGTGACCGACCCCCGCGCCCTGACGATGGCCTATAAGATGCCCCTGGCCGGCATGGACT ATCCCATAGTGCACTACCTGGGCTTCGTCCCCGTCGTTGACGGAGACTTCATCCCCGACGACCCCATCAACCTGTTTGCCAACGCGGCCGACATTGACTACATTGCTGGGACCAATGACATGGATGGCCACATCTTCTCCACCGTTGACATCCCGGCCGTCGACAAAGACAAGCAGATTGTCACAGA GGAGAACTTCTTCAAGCTGGTCAGCGGGCTCACCACCCCTAAGGGGCTCCGGGGCGCGAACGCCACCTTTGACATCTACACTGGTCCCTGGGCCCAAGACCCGTCCCAGGAAGCCAAGAAGAAGACCATAGTGGACTTTGAGACTGACATCCTCTTCCTGGTGCCCACAAAGATCGCCCTAGCTCAGCACAGAGCCAATGCCAA gaGCGGCAAGACCTTCAGCTACCTGTTCTCGCAACCCTCCCGGATGCCTGTCTACCCCAAATGGGTGGGGGCCGACCACGCGGATGACCTCCAGTACGTCTTTGGGAAGCCCTTTGCCACCCCCCTGGGCTACCGGCCCCAGGATAGGACTGTCTCCAAGACCATGATCGCCTACTGGACCAACTTCGCCAGAACTGG GGACCCCAACGTGGGCCCCTCGGAGGTGCCCACACACTGGGATCCCTACACCCTGGAAGATGGCAACTACCTGGAGATCAACAGGAAGATGGACGGCACGTCCATGAAACAGCACCTGAGGAGCGAGTACCTGCGCTACTGGACCCTGACTTACCAGGCGCTGCCCACGGTGACCGAGGATGGGGCCGCCCCCGTGCCCCCCACAGACGACTCTGAG GTGGCTCCTGTGCCCCCCTCGGGTGACTCTGAAGAGGCTCAGATGCCTATAGTTATTGGCTTCTAA
- the CEL gene encoding bile salt-activated lipase isoform X3 translates to MGHLKLVVLGLACCLAAAGAAKLGAVYTEGGFVEGVNKKLGLFGDYVDIFKGIPFAAPPKALENPQRHPGWQGTLKAKDFKKRCLQATITQDNTYGTEDCLYLNIWVPQGKKQVSRNLPVMIWIYGGAFLMGSGQGANVLKNYLYDGEEIATRGNVIVVTFNYRVGPLGFLSTGDANLPGNYGLRDQHMAIAWVKRNIAAFGGDPNNITVFGESAGGASVSLQTLSPYNKGLIRRAISQSGVALTPWSIQRNPLFWAKKVAKKVGCPLDDTARMAKCLKVTDPRALTMAYKMPLAGMDYPIVHYLGFVPVVDGDFIPDDPINLFANAADIDYIAGTNDMDGHIFSTVDIPAVDKDKQIVTEENFFKLVSGLTTPKGLRGANATFDIYTGPWAQDPSQEAKKKTIVDFETDILFLVPTKIALAQHRANAKSGKTFSYLFSQPSRMPVYPKWVGADHADDLQYVFGKPFATPLGYRPQDRTVSKTMIAYWTNFARTGDPNVGPSEVPTHWDPYTLEDGNYLEINRKMDGTSMKQHLRSEYLRYWTLTYQALPTVTEDGAAPVPPTDDSEVAPVPPSDDSEVAPVPPSGDSEEAQMPIVIGF, encoded by the exons ATGGGGCACCTGAAGCTGGTCGTCTTGGGCCTCGCCTGCTGCTTGGCGGCAGCGGGCGCCGCGAAG CTGGGCGCCGTGTACACGGAAGGGGGCTTCGTGGAAGGTGTGAACAAGAAGCTCGGACTCTTCGGCGACTATGTGGACATCTTCAAGGGCATCCCCTTCGCCGCCCCACCCAAGGCCCTGGAGAACCCCCAGCGACACCCCGGCTGGCAAG GAACCCTGAAGGCCAAGGACTTCAAGAAGCGATGCCTGCAAGCCACCATCACCCAGGACAACACCTATGGGACGGAGGACTGCCTCTACCTCAACATCTGGGTCCCCCAGGGCAAGAAGCAAG TCTCCCGGAACCTGCCTGTCATGATCTGGATCTACGGCGGTGCCTTCCTCATGGGGTCTGGCCAGGGGGCCAACGTCCTCAAAAACTACCTGTACGACGGAGAGGAGATCGCCACGCGGGGCAACGTCATCGTGGTCACCTTCAACTACCGCGTGGGGCCCCTGGGCTTCCTCAGCACCGGGGATGCCAACCTGCCAG GTAACTACGGCCTTCGGGACCAGCACATGGCCATCGCCTGGGTGAAGAGGAACATTGCAGCCTTCGGGGGGGACCCCAACAACATCACCGTCTTCGGGGAGTCGGCCGGAGGCGCCAGCGTCTCCCTGCAG ACCCTCTCTCCCTACAACAAGGGTCTCATCCGGCGAGCCATCAGCCAGAGTGGTGTGGCACTGACCCCCTGGTCCATCCAGAGGAACCCTCTCTTCTGGGCCAAAAAG GTCGCCAAGAAGGTGGGCTGCCCATTGGACGACACCGCCAGGATGGCCAAGTGCCTGAAGGTGACCGACCCCCGCGCCCTGACGATGGCCTATAAGATGCCCCTGGCCGGCATGGACT ATCCCATAGTGCACTACCTGGGCTTCGTCCCCGTCGTTGACGGAGACTTCATCCCCGACGACCCCATCAACCTGTTTGCCAACGCGGCCGACATTGACTACATTGCTGGGACCAATGACATGGATGGCCACATCTTCTCCACCGTTGACATCCCGGCCGTCGACAAAGACAAGCAGATTGTCACAGA GGAGAACTTCTTCAAGCTGGTCAGCGGGCTCACCACCCCTAAGGGGCTCCGGGGCGCGAACGCCACCTTTGACATCTACACTGGTCCCTGGGCCCAAGACCCGTCCCAGGAAGCCAAGAAGAAGACCATAGTGGACTTTGAGACTGACATCCTCTTCCTGGTGCCCACAAAGATCGCCCTAGCTCAGCACAGAGCCAATGCCAA gaGCGGCAAGACCTTCAGCTACCTGTTCTCGCAACCCTCCCGGATGCCTGTCTACCCCAAATGGGTGGGGGCCGACCACGCGGATGACCTCCAGTACGTCTTTGGGAAGCCCTTTGCCACCCCCCTGGGCTACCGGCCCCAGGATAGGACTGTCTCCAAGACCATGATCGCCTACTGGACCAACTTCGCCAGAACTGG GGACCCCAACGTGGGCCCCTCGGAGGTGCCCACACACTGGGATCCCTACACCCTGGAAGATGGCAACTACCTGGAGATCAACAGGAAGATGGACGGCACGTCCATGAAACAGCACCTGAGGAGCGAGTACCTGCGCTACTGGACCCTGACTTACCAGGCGCTGCCCACGGTGACCGAGGATGGGGCCGCCCCCGTGCCCCCCACAGACGACTCTGAG GTGGCTCCCGTGCCCCCCTCGGATGACTCTGAGGTGGCTCCTGTGCCCCCCTCGGGTGACTCTGAAGAGGCTCAGATGCCTATAGTTATTGGCTTCTAA
- the CEL gene encoding bile salt-activated lipase isoform X2, producing MGHLKLVVLGLACCLAAAGAAKLGAVYTEGGFVEGVNKKLGLFGDYVDIFKGIPFAAPPKALENPQRHPGWQGTLKAKDFKKRCLQATITQDNTYGTEDCLYLNIWVPQGKKQVSRNLPVMIWIYGGAFLMGSGQGANVLKNYLYDGEEIATRGNVIVVTFNYRVGPLGFLSTGDANLPGNYGLRDQHMAIAWVKRNIAAFGGDPNNITVFGESAGGASVSLQTLSPYNKGLIRRAISQSGVALTPWSIQRNPLFWAKKVAKKVGCPLDDTARMAKCLKVTDPRALTMAYKMPLAGMDYPIVHYLGFVPVVDGDFIPDDPINLFANAADIDYIAGTNDMDGHIFSTVDIPAVDKDKQIVTEENFFKLVSGLTTPKGLRGANATFDIYTGPWAQDPSQEAKKKTIVDFETDILFLVPTKIALAQHRANAKSGKTFSYLFSQPSRMPVYPKWVGADHADDLQYVFGKPFATPLGYRPQDRTVSKTMIAYWTNFARTGDPNVGPSEVPTHWDPYTLEDGNYLEINRKMDGTSMKQHLRSEYLRYWTLTYQALPTVTEDGAAPVPPTDDSEVAPVPPADDSEAIPVPPSGDSEVAPVPPSGDSEEAQMPIVIGF from the exons ATGGGGCACCTGAAGCTGGTCGTCTTGGGCCTCGCCTGCTGCTTGGCGGCAGCGGGCGCCGCGAAG CTGGGCGCCGTGTACACGGAAGGGGGCTTCGTGGAAGGTGTGAACAAGAAGCTCGGACTCTTCGGCGACTATGTGGACATCTTCAAGGGCATCCCCTTCGCCGCCCCACCCAAGGCCCTGGAGAACCCCCAGCGACACCCCGGCTGGCAAG GAACCCTGAAGGCCAAGGACTTCAAGAAGCGATGCCTGCAAGCCACCATCACCCAGGACAACACCTATGGGACGGAGGACTGCCTCTACCTCAACATCTGGGTCCCCCAGGGCAAGAAGCAAG TCTCCCGGAACCTGCCTGTCATGATCTGGATCTACGGCGGTGCCTTCCTCATGGGGTCTGGCCAGGGGGCCAACGTCCTCAAAAACTACCTGTACGACGGAGAGGAGATCGCCACGCGGGGCAACGTCATCGTGGTCACCTTCAACTACCGCGTGGGGCCCCTGGGCTTCCTCAGCACCGGGGATGCCAACCTGCCAG GTAACTACGGCCTTCGGGACCAGCACATGGCCATCGCCTGGGTGAAGAGGAACATTGCAGCCTTCGGGGGGGACCCCAACAACATCACCGTCTTCGGGGAGTCGGCCGGAGGCGCCAGCGTCTCCCTGCAG ACCCTCTCTCCCTACAACAAGGGTCTCATCCGGCGAGCCATCAGCCAGAGTGGTGTGGCACTGACCCCCTGGTCCATCCAGAGGAACCCTCTCTTCTGGGCCAAAAAG GTCGCCAAGAAGGTGGGCTGCCCATTGGACGACACCGCCAGGATGGCCAAGTGCCTGAAGGTGACCGACCCCCGCGCCCTGACGATGGCCTATAAGATGCCCCTGGCCGGCATGGACT ATCCCATAGTGCACTACCTGGGCTTCGTCCCCGTCGTTGACGGAGACTTCATCCCCGACGACCCCATCAACCTGTTTGCCAACGCGGCCGACATTGACTACATTGCTGGGACCAATGACATGGATGGCCACATCTTCTCCACCGTTGACATCCCGGCCGTCGACAAAGACAAGCAGATTGTCACAGA GGAGAACTTCTTCAAGCTGGTCAGCGGGCTCACCACCCCTAAGGGGCTCCGGGGCGCGAACGCCACCTTTGACATCTACACTGGTCCCTGGGCCCAAGACCCGTCCCAGGAAGCCAAGAAGAAGACCATAGTGGACTTTGAGACTGACATCCTCTTCCTGGTGCCCACAAAGATCGCCCTAGCTCAGCACAGAGCCAATGCCAA gaGCGGCAAGACCTTCAGCTACCTGTTCTCGCAACCCTCCCGGATGCCTGTCTACCCCAAATGGGTGGGGGCCGACCACGCGGATGACCTCCAGTACGTCTTTGGGAAGCCCTTTGCCACCCCCCTGGGCTACCGGCCCCAGGATAGGACTGTCTCCAAGACCATGATCGCCTACTGGACCAACTTCGCCAGAACTGG GGACCCCAACGTGGGCCCCTCGGAGGTGCCCACACACTGGGATCCCTACACCCTGGAAGATGGCAACTACCTGGAGATCAACAGGAAGATGGACGGCACGTCCATGAAACAGCACCTGAGGAGCGAGTACCTGCGCTACTGGACCCTGACTTACCAGGCGCTGCCCACGGTGACCGAGGATGGGGCCGCCCCCGTGCCCCCCACAGACGACTCTGAGGTGGCCCCCGTGCCCCCCGCGGACGACTCTGAGGCCATCCCTGTCCCCCCCTCGGGTGACTCTGAG GTGGCTCCTGTGCCCCCCTCGGGTGACTCTGAAGAGGCTCAGATGCCTATAGTTATTGGCTTCTAA
- the CEL gene encoding bile salt-activated lipase isoform X1: MGHLKLVVLGLACCLAAAGAAKLGAVYTEGGFVEGVNKKLGLFGDYVDIFKGIPFAAPPKALENPQRHPGWQGTLKAKDFKKRCLQATITQDNTYGTEDCLYLNIWVPQGKKQVSRNLPVMIWIYGGAFLMGSGQGANVLKNYLYDGEEIATRGNVIVVTFNYRVGPLGFLSTGDANLPGNYGLRDQHMAIAWVKRNIAAFGGDPNNITVFGESAGGASVSLQTLSPYNKGLIRRAISQSGVALTPWSIQRNPLFWAKKVAKKVGCPLDDTARMAKCLKVTDPRALTMAYKMPLAGMDYPIVHYLGFVPVVDGDFIPDDPINLFANAADIDYIAGTNDMDGHIFSTVDIPAVDKDKQIVTEENFFKLVSGLTTPKGLRGANATFDIYTGPWAQDPSQEAKKKTIVDFETDILFLVPTKIALAQHRANAKSGKTFSYLFSQPSRMPVYPKWVGADHADDLQYVFGKPFATPLGYRPQDRTVSKTMIAYWTNFARTGDPNVGPSEVPTHWDPYTLEDGNYLEINRKMDGTSMKQHLRSEYLRYWTLTYQALPTVTEDGAAPVPPTDDSEVAPVPPADDSEAIPVPPSGDSEVAPVPPSDDSEVAPVPPSGDSEEAQMPIVIGF, translated from the exons ATGGGGCACCTGAAGCTGGTCGTCTTGGGCCTCGCCTGCTGCTTGGCGGCAGCGGGCGCCGCGAAG CTGGGCGCCGTGTACACGGAAGGGGGCTTCGTGGAAGGTGTGAACAAGAAGCTCGGACTCTTCGGCGACTATGTGGACATCTTCAAGGGCATCCCCTTCGCCGCCCCACCCAAGGCCCTGGAGAACCCCCAGCGACACCCCGGCTGGCAAG GAACCCTGAAGGCCAAGGACTTCAAGAAGCGATGCCTGCAAGCCACCATCACCCAGGACAACACCTATGGGACGGAGGACTGCCTCTACCTCAACATCTGGGTCCCCCAGGGCAAGAAGCAAG TCTCCCGGAACCTGCCTGTCATGATCTGGATCTACGGCGGTGCCTTCCTCATGGGGTCTGGCCAGGGGGCCAACGTCCTCAAAAACTACCTGTACGACGGAGAGGAGATCGCCACGCGGGGCAACGTCATCGTGGTCACCTTCAACTACCGCGTGGGGCCCCTGGGCTTCCTCAGCACCGGGGATGCCAACCTGCCAG GTAACTACGGCCTTCGGGACCAGCACATGGCCATCGCCTGGGTGAAGAGGAACATTGCAGCCTTCGGGGGGGACCCCAACAACATCACCGTCTTCGGGGAGTCGGCCGGAGGCGCCAGCGTCTCCCTGCAG ACCCTCTCTCCCTACAACAAGGGTCTCATCCGGCGAGCCATCAGCCAGAGTGGTGTGGCACTGACCCCCTGGTCCATCCAGAGGAACCCTCTCTTCTGGGCCAAAAAG GTCGCCAAGAAGGTGGGCTGCCCATTGGACGACACCGCCAGGATGGCCAAGTGCCTGAAGGTGACCGACCCCCGCGCCCTGACGATGGCCTATAAGATGCCCCTGGCCGGCATGGACT ATCCCATAGTGCACTACCTGGGCTTCGTCCCCGTCGTTGACGGAGACTTCATCCCCGACGACCCCATCAACCTGTTTGCCAACGCGGCCGACATTGACTACATTGCTGGGACCAATGACATGGATGGCCACATCTTCTCCACCGTTGACATCCCGGCCGTCGACAAAGACAAGCAGATTGTCACAGA GGAGAACTTCTTCAAGCTGGTCAGCGGGCTCACCACCCCTAAGGGGCTCCGGGGCGCGAACGCCACCTTTGACATCTACACTGGTCCCTGGGCCCAAGACCCGTCCCAGGAAGCCAAGAAGAAGACCATAGTGGACTTTGAGACTGACATCCTCTTCCTGGTGCCCACAAAGATCGCCCTAGCTCAGCACAGAGCCAATGCCAA gaGCGGCAAGACCTTCAGCTACCTGTTCTCGCAACCCTCCCGGATGCCTGTCTACCCCAAATGGGTGGGGGCCGACCACGCGGATGACCTCCAGTACGTCTTTGGGAAGCCCTTTGCCACCCCCCTGGGCTACCGGCCCCAGGATAGGACTGTCTCCAAGACCATGATCGCCTACTGGACCAACTTCGCCAGAACTGG GGACCCCAACGTGGGCCCCTCGGAGGTGCCCACACACTGGGATCCCTACACCCTGGAAGATGGCAACTACCTGGAGATCAACAGGAAGATGGACGGCACGTCCATGAAACAGCACCTGAGGAGCGAGTACCTGCGCTACTGGACCCTGACTTACCAGGCGCTGCCCACGGTGACCGAGGATGGGGCCGCCCCCGTGCCCCCCACAGACGACTCTGAGGTGGCCCCCGTGCCCCCCGCGGACGACTCTGAGGCCATCCCTGTCCCCCCCTCGGGTGACTCTGAGGTGGCTCCCGTGCCCCCCTCGGATGACTCTGAGGTGGCTCCTGTGCCCCCCTCGGGTGACTCTGAAGAGGCTCAGATGCCTATAGTTATTGGCTTCTAA